TAACAGGGAGGCAGAGCTCCACGGCCCCCACAGGCACTCCTTTCCAACAGCTGTACCACCTGCTAGCACAACTGTCTCCACACACTCCACCCTACGGGGTTGAGGCCAGCTTCCATGAAGGCCCCTGGTGAGGATGGAACCTTGAGTCTCTAAGGGCCTCTGTGCCCTCAAGCCCAGAGAAAACGGCCTGTCCTGAAGCACCTTGCTGGTGTATCCAGTTGCAGCAAGCCATTCACCCTAAGTGAGCTGTTCCTCCCAGGTAGCCTCTCACTGCAGCTAGGATGGTTTAACGTTACCTCCTTGAAGCCCAGCACTTGTCCACTGCACACTGTGGGGCCTTAAGCCTGTGTGTGTTGAGTGAGGGCGAGGCTCTCAGAAGACCTCCCTTCCTAACTGAGAGACCAATTCGGAGTGGCTGATGGTTTCACAACAAACGCCAAACACAGCTTCTCCCTTGATCTTGGTCTCATGTCTCTCCCGCCATCCAGAGGCTGATATGATTGTCACAGAGGCTGTGAGAGGCTTCTCGGGGGCACAGGGGTGTGCATATTCTGCTGGGTGGGCATGCATGAGCAGCGGAAGCACTCCAATGGGACAAAGTCTCCACTACCAAGAGGCCAGGGCTGGATTCTGACTTTACCCAAAGGCAGCAGCCATGATAAGAGGGAAAGTAGGCGCAATAAAGAGGTACTGAAGAGTCAGCTGGAGGACTTCCCCTCACCGAGTTCTTACCATGTTTCTTGGGACCCCTCCACACCACGGCCTCATCAGGGTTTTCCAGCAGGAAGCCCACAGACATGAGGGAGATGCTCTGCTCCTGATCCACAAAGACAGGCACCCAGCCCTGGTCACACTGGTGCACTGCCTTGCCTTGTGCACGAAGCATGTGTGGGATGCTGGGACCGCACAGGTCTACATCTAGGATCCCCACCTGCAAGAAAGCAGATGCTGAGGGGTGGGGAGAAACCTTCCAGGCTTGCTGGGAGCTAGAGACTAATAAGTGCAGCAGCTGTCGACCCTGGTTGGGACCTCACCTTCTTGCCCTGATGGCGCAGGGCCAGGGCCAACTCCGTGGAGATGGTACTTTTCCCAACGCCCCCCTTTCCAGAGAGGACAAGGATGATGTTTCGCACGCCGGCCAGGTTCCCGGGCTCTAATGAGAAACAGGAGTTGGGGTGTCTGGGGGAGCGACAAAGACCAAGGCACCCAGGTAGAAGGTTTTCTAGAAGTCCCAGACCTGTCTCAGTCTCACTTCTATATGAAGTGGAGCAGTTGAAGGCATGTGCACACGTGATAAATCCTCAAACTGCCAGCTAATTtcaacagacacagaggaaactaACAGGATAGTTTATTACAGCTAGGCGGCACCTGTGCACGAATGCATAGACTCCACATTAGAATCTGCAGAGGGCTTCCAGCTCTCTGCCAGGAGTAAGGCTGAGGACCCAGAGCAGCCAATAACCGCCTACATGTGCATCCGCGTCACCCGGCTGACTCAGTAAACAAGGGGACATGGCACACGTTGGCGTCTCGGGCTTCTCTGTGTGCAGGCCTCCGGTAAGCCGCTGCACTCGGTCCGCCTTCAGACTTCCCCGACCCCTCACGCTCCGCCAACCCGCACGCTCACCAGCTACCGCCTCCATCCCGCCACCGGCGGCTCTTCGCGGCTCCCTTCCGCTTCCTCTCCTAACTCTCTGAGCCTTTGATCCAATGACAACCACGGTCCGCCCCTGCCTCATTTTGAGAGGCCTGGCCACGCATTCTTCAGCCAATCAGGTCACCTAAAGAGTTCCCAATCTTGGCAACTGGTGATGACGCCACGGACACAGACATACTTCCGTATGCTTGTCCAATGGTGACGCGAGACTCTTTCTGACAGCTTTAGCGAGGACCAGTAGGAACTTTGGTTGAGGATTGACAGGTCGTACCAGCCTCTCGACAGCAGTCTTGTCTCGCGAGACCCGCCCCCGCGCGAAGCCGCCGGAGAGCCCGCCTTCGGCTGCCGGGCCAATGCAGTGCGGGGGCGGGGATTGTTTGCGTCGCGGCCGGAACGGAAAGTGGGTCAGCGCCCGCGGAGCGAGCGCGTTGGCCGCAGGTGAGCCGCGCCGGCCCGGCCAGGCCCGGCGCGCGGCGCGCTGACCTTGCAGGCGGTCAAACCGGCCACCTTTTGTTCCCCGGCGGTGGCGTTCGGGTTTCTGGGCGGGGACCTCGGAGCCAGGCGCCAGCAGCATCGCCGTAGCGAGATCCGCGAGCCTCTGGCGAGGGAAGCAACCTCTGGCCCCGCGGAGGCCGAGCGCGGCCGCGTCCCGGGACGTCTCCGGTTCATTCATTGGGTTCCTACTGTGTGCTCCTGTGCGGCGCTCAGCCAGCCCAACTGCTGTGGAGTGCTGGGCGCGGCCGCGCTCGGCCCCTTTGTGGGTGGCCGGGGCGAGGTAGGGTAGTGCAGTGGGTCTGCAGGGGACGGGAGGCAACTAGGACAGAGCCAACTATTAGACCCAGACAGTCCACTCGGGAGAGGAGATCCAGCCCTCCCAGAGCCTTGCGTTTTGTCCTAAGAACGACGTCAAGGCCCGAGTAGAGTTTGAGGATGTTACCAAAGACGGAACTGGGTTTGTAGTGTGGAGCGGGATGGGTAAGAGGGAGTTGTGTGGTGCAGGAAGCAGTGGGTCTCCAGCGACAAGGAGGAACCACTTAAGGTGTGTTGGAAGAAGGGGTGTCAGGAGTGGATGACAGCTGTGTTTCTGGCATGAGGAACTGGATGCTGGGGATGCCATTTGCCAAAGTGGACAGCGGAGGAGGAGCAATTTAAGTGTCATATGCCTGAGGGGCAGCAGCTCCTGAACGGAATGCAGAGATGGGCTGGGGCAGGTCCAGAGTCATGGGTGTCTGGGTTGCCTTTCACACCATCGCCCTGGGCTTGATTGAGGTACTCAGATACTGGAGCCAGGTATGAGCTTGTTGGAGTTCCTGGAGCCCAGGCTCAGTGTCCAGGACCCCGGAGTCCTCATCTTTTGGTGGGTCTGTGGCCTAGCCTGCCAGGTGGCCCAGAAATGCCAGGGGACAGAGTTGTGGGGTGTGGGTATGGGCCTTATTTGGGTATTCTGGCACATTATGTGTCTGTAAGGCTTacagttatgttttttttttttccccaggtcCTCTCCACTATGGCCCGGCGTCCTCGGAGTAGCAGGGCATGGCACTTTGTTCTGAGTGCAGCCCGCCGAGACACAGATGCCCGAACCGTGGCTTTGGCAGGCACCACTAACTGGGGCTATGACTCTGATGGGCAGGTAGGTCCCAGTGGCAAGGTGGGGATGACCAGTGTATGGATAGGAGGTGAAAAAGGCGCCGAGGCAGGTATATCATGCTTAGAAGGAAGGCTCTTTGGCCTGGTAAATAACATGTAGCCTGAGCGTGACAGAGACTCAAGACTGCCAGGGGTCCCCGCCCAGGGAGTGTAAATCCTGGACAGTGCTGGTCAGTGTAAAACATGCTGTTCATCAGCCCTGCCAATTTCCAGAATAGCTGCTTTTGCCAACTTGGTACCTACCTtctagatatttttgtttgtttattattattattattattgtgtaccagttaaagggtagattatcaggagactttctttttcctttgtggggtTTGTTCTCTTTCCGCCTTTATTTGGGATCCGGGGATTAAACTTAGGTTGTCCTTGATGTGCAGTAGCAAGGACACACATGCTGAACCATCTTGATGGCCTTGGATGTTTCTTTTGCTACACAAATGTTCActttatattcatgtgtgtaaATACTCACTTCATCTGTTGTGCATAAAAGGATCTGTGaaaatttttccttctttgagtcagggtctctgtgtagccctggctaacctggaactagACCAAGCTatccttgaattcagagatctacctgcctctgcttcccaagtgctgagatcaaaggcatgtgccaccatgcccagcttttttattttaaaaatagtctcaggttggggatttaaggccctgggttagatcctcagctcaaaaaagaaaagaaaagaaaaagaattagtcTCACACTGTAACACAGGCTGCTGGCCCTGGACTTGAGGcggtttatttattgtgtgggcAGGACTTAGTTCTCCCCCTCTACTATGTggtaaactcaggtcatcaacaAACACAcctttagaaaattttaaatctataaGTTCAGATTTCCAATAGTTGGTTGGTTGTAGATTCTGAGCACACAGGGAGGCCCGGGAATGTAGGGCACAGGGTAGATACCAGCTTAAGGCACCTGACTAGGCTCTTGATTTGTCTTGCTATACTGGACTGGTATTCTTGCTCTGCCCTGTATTGCCTCTGCTCTGATGTCATAGCTTCCTGCAACAGAGTCCCTTCCAGAAGCCCATGGGATCACCAGGTTGTGAGGAAAACTTGGAAGCCACAGATTTACTGACTTGGTCCCTGTTGTTCTTAGAGGCCTCTGAGCTTGAGGGGTCAGCCCAAACTTTCAGATACACCCAATGACAGTGAACCCTGGAACAACCTCTGTGCCCATACCTGCCTCACAGTCATCACTGAGGGATGGAAGCAGCGATGCCCACATGCCTGTGATGAGTTCACTGTGCCATGTAGTCAGATGGCAGTTAGTTCCTGGTGTCCCTGGTCCCTCCCTCCTGTCCACGGTGATTGACCTTATACCCTGACTCCTGATTCAGTGGATTTGCCTTGGCTTTAGAGGATCTCATCTTTGCCAATGGATACAAGGTCTGCTCTATCTGGGGCATAAGCCTTTCCTTCAGGCAGGATAGCTGTTGTGGTTGTCTTCTGAGGGGCCTAAGTTCACCTTGGTTGACAAAACATCCTGTGTCTGGCTCCTTGTAGAATTACTACTCCCCTATTCCAGCACACAGGGCCTGGAGTTGGAGGTCAGTTTCCAGTCTCCCCTGAGCTGTCTATTGCTGGCCACTTCCTCACCTGCTCATGGTACTGTACAACCACCATGATGGTTCTTGGGACTTGGTGTGCGGTTTAGGGCCCTCCCCAAGGAGCTGGTGATACTGCAGAGGAGCAGAGAGCAGGACAGTGGAGAGCCTGAATATTGTGAAAAGAATATGGGAGTGAAAGGTCTGGTCTGAGCACCTCTTATTGGCTGAATGCTCCCATCTAGAGAATGCAGTGATCATCTGGTGCTCTGCTCGTAAGAGGTGGGCTGTGTCCATATAGATGGTAGAactgatgtggtggtggtggtctgctTAGGTTATAGAAAGTTCATGGACTGCATGGGGCATGCCAGGGCCAGACAGCTCAAGGAGGCGGAGGCCAAAGCTTCAGGACTGCCAAGCTACCTAGCCTATCATCAAAACAGGGATCCAAGggcctgcagaggacctgaatagGAACAGTATTAGTAGCTGGAACTTGACCAGCCCAGCTTTGTCTACACCTCCACCAGGCTTCAAGGACTGTACCTTAGGAGGAGTGAGCTGCAGCTGGGACTTGAAGCAGCTCCAATAGCCCATGAGGGTAAATTAAGTACCCAGCATGGAGTGGGAGCACACACTAAGGCTTCGATCTGAGGCTGTGAGGAGCCGGATGCCAGACCTTGCTGACAGTACCAGCCCCATGATTTAGGAGAACTTGTGCTGCTCAGAGAAGGCAGGAGTTGGGTGCTAGAGGGGCCCATCTCAGTGGGCTGTGGCAGACTGAGTCTCAGAGGTCCATTGAGAAGCCATGTGAGAAgctatctcccccacccccaacacacacacccggGCCACTGCCTCATTTCGCTCTACTGTGGAAGGCATAGAAGTCCAGCTTGAGCACTGAGTTGCTTAAGCTGTACACTGGAGAACCACAGGTGTCAAGATTCCATGATGGCTCTGAGAAGGGGTCAGGCAGCCTGGCAGTGGAAAAACTGCCATAAGTAGAATCATCTACCCTTCCCTCCCAGCACAGCGACTCAGACTCTGACCCTGAGTACTCTTCCCTGCCACCATCCATCCCCAGTGCCGTGCCTGTGACAGGAGAGTCCTTCTGTGACTGTGAGGGCCAGAATGAGGCTGCCTTCTGCAACAGTCTCCACACAACACACCGTGGCAAGGACTGCCGATGTGGTGAGGAGGACGAGGGTGAGTACTGTCACCAGAGCCTCTGGAGCGCTGGGGATTTCTCTGGGACCAGCAAGGTACCGCTTTGCTCCAGCCCTGCCTAGTTTGGGCCCTCTGTCTTACAGATTTTGATTGGGTCTGGGATGACCTGAACAAGTCTTCAGCCACCTTGCTGAGCTGTGATAACCGCAAGGTCAGCTTTCACATGGAGTATAGCTGTGGCACTGCAGCCATCCGGGGCACTAAGGAGCTAGGGGATGGCCAACATTTCTGGGAAATCAAGATGACCTCTCCTGTGTATGGCACTGACATGGTAAATGCCAGGCAAGAGGGTAGCTGCCATGGGCCCTGCCCCTAGGCACCTAACTAGCCTAGCCCCACTGTTTGCAGATGGTGGGCATTGGGACATCAGATGTAGACCTGGACAAGTATCACCACACATTCTGCAGCCTGCTTGGCAGGGATGAAGACAGCTGGGGCCTCTCCTACACTGGTGGGTGTTGCCTGGGTTGTGGGTGGGGCTAGCAGTGCCACAGACCTCCCAGGCTTACCCATCTACTGCTCCAGGACTCCTCCATCACAAAGGGGACAAGACAAGCTTCTCGTCACGCTTCGGCCAGGGCTCTATTATTGGCGTACACTTGGACACCTGGCATGGGACACTGACCTTCTTCAAGAACAGGAAGTGCATAGGTGAGAGTCCTTCCTGACCAGGTCTCAGCCTGACCCTGGAGACCAGAGTTGGAAGCCTATAGCGTGGGGTCAGGCAGTCTGTGATCTGAGGCTCTCAAGGGTGGACAGGGCTTAAGCCCAGGTAGGGTTAGCAGGCCAGAGGTGAGTCTGTCTTCTGTGTTCAGAGTGGCATGAGCTGTCCACCATGGTGCAGTATGGGAGGAGCTTCCTGGCTCCTGATCTACATGGCACTCAGGCTGAGTCTTCTTTCCAGGAGTGGCTGCCACTCGGCTGCAAAACAGAAGGTTCTACCCGATGGTGTGCTCCACAGCTGCCAAGAGCAGTATGAAAGTCATCCGCTCCTGTGCCAGCTCCACCTCCCTGCAATACCTGTGTTGCTATCGCCTGCGCCAGCTGCGGCCAAACTCGGGGGATACCCTGGAGGGCCTTCCCTTGCCACCTGGACTCAAGCAAGTGCTGCATGACAAGCTGGGCTGGGTCCTGAGCATGAACTGCAGCCGCCTGAAGTCCCCTGTACCTGCTTCGGGCACAGCCACAGCTGGTGCCGAGAGCCCTGAGGCCAGGCCCTGTCAGAGGAAGCGCTGCAGAAGAAGCTGACTTCTCCAGCTGGGTGCAACTACCTTATTCTGTCCCTTCCAACACTGCAGGAGGGGGAAGAGCTGAGATCTGTCTAGGCTTGTCCCCATCTCCCTGAAGCCAGGACAGCCTCTGTTGGCCAGGAGTGTGGAGGCCATTCTACCGCATGTGCTGGTGGTGGGTGGGGAAGGAGCACTCCTGTCTGCTTGAGTTGCCATGTATCTTGGAAACAGCAGCTCGAACACTCCTGGACCTAGATTACAAGCTTGGGATACTTACTCAGAGTGGAACA
Above is a window of Onychomys torridus chromosome 8, mOncTor1.1, whole genome shotgun sequence DNA encoding:
- the Spsb3 gene encoding LOW QUALITY PROTEIN: SPRY domain-containing SOCS box protein 3 (The sequence of the model RefSeq protein was modified relative to this genomic sequence to represent the inferred CDS: inserted 2 bases in 1 codon; deleted 1 base in 1 codon), which translates into the protein MQCGGGDCLRRGRNGKWVSARGASRWPQVSRAGPAXGPARGALTLQAVKPATFCSPAVAFGFLGGDLGARRQQHRRSEIREPLAREATSGPAEAERGRVPGRLRFIHWVPTVCSCAALSQPNCCGVLGAAALGPFVGGRGEVLSTMARRPRSSRAWHFVLSAARRDTDARTVALAGTTNWGYDSDGQHSDSDSDPEYSSLPPSIPSAVPVTGESFCDCEGQNEAAFCNSLHTTHRGKDCRCGEEDEDFDWVWDDLNKSSATLLSCDNRKVSFHMEYSCGTAAIRGTKELGDGQHFWEIKMTSPVYGTDMMVGIGTSDVDLDKYHHTFCSLLGRDEDSWGLSYTGLLHHKGDKTSFSSRFGQGSIIGVHLDTWHGTLTFFKNRKCIGVAATRLQNRRFYPMVCSTAAKSSMKVIRSCASSTSLQYLCCYRLRQLRPNSGDTLEGLPLPPGLKQVLHDKLGWVLSMNCSRLKSPVPASGTATAGAESPEARPCQRKRCRRS